From one Lycium ferocissimum isolate CSIRO_LF1 chromosome 5, AGI_CSIRO_Lferr_CH_V1, whole genome shotgun sequence genomic stretch:
- the LOC132057817 gene encoding uncharacterized protein LOC132057817 translates to MAPYEALYGRRCRSPIGWFEPTEVEFLGPNSVHEEIEKVNLITQRLKTAQSRQKSYTDMRHRELEFSVSDKVFLKVSPMNGVMRFGKKGKLSLRFIGPYEIVRKIGTVAYKLKLSSDMAMVHPVFHVSMLRLYKPDPSHVLNHEEIEINEGLTYEEKPVQNLDRQVRRLRPKDVASVKVLWRNHNTEEAT, encoded by the coding sequence atggctccttatgaggctctttatggaAGGCGTTGTCgatctccaattggttggtttgaaccaaCTGAAGTGGAATTTTTGGGTCCGAATTCAGTTCATGAAGAAATTGAGAAGGTTAATCTTATTACGCAACGGCTCAAGAcagctcagagtagacagaagTCCTATACGGATATGAGGCATCGTGAGCTAGAGTTTTCTGTCAGTGAcaaggtgttcttgaaagtgtcaccgatgaacGGAGTAATGCGgtttggtaaaaaggggaaacttAGTCTCCGTTTCATTGGCCCATACGAGATTGTTAGGAAAATTGGGACGGTGGCTTATAAATTGAAGTTGTCATCCGATATGGCCATGGTGCACCCTGTGTTTCACGTTTCGATGTTGAGGTTGTATAAACCTGATCCTTCCCATGTGTTGAACCATGAAGAGATTGAAATTAATGAAGGGTTAACCTATGAAGAAAAACCGGTTCAGAATCTAGATcgtcaagttagaaggttgaggCCAAAGGATGTGGCATCGGTTAAAGTGTTGTGGCGAAACCATAATACTGAGGAAGCTACTTAG